The following are encoded in a window of Cottoperca gobio chromosome 20, fCotGob3.1, whole genome shotgun sequence genomic DNA:
- the mos gene encoding proto-oncogene serine/threonine-protein kinase mos, with translation MPSPVPVTRLLPKDIYPSLDFGTCSSPLAKYSLGTTLQVPVQRLHGKVGSRLWSTVIHWKELRSVQPVGSGGFGSVYRAEYLGDTVALKKVKKCTKNKLASRQSFWAELNAAHLRHGNVVRVIAATTCMPSDLGDEGSIGAILMEFVGDRNLHQMIYGCDELEDRWLRYATDIATGLRFLHSHSVVHLDIKPANVLVSSEDVCKIADFGCSLKLDLGCEVNSLSPSLSHVGGTYTHRAPELLKGERLSPKADIFSFGITLWQLITREQPYSGDRQYVLYAVVAHNLRPPVQEHPVFRSEQGGLCRTLLSRCWSGDVCCRPSAQELLPHLEQLTSQI, from the coding sequence ATGCCGTCTCCGGTCCCCGTGACTCGTCTGCTACCCAAAGATATCTACCCCTCCCTGGACTTCGGGACCTGCAGCAGTCCGCTGGCCAAATACTCCCTCGGTACTACCTTACAAGTTCCCGTTCAGCGGCTCCACGGCAAAGTTGGCAGCCGGCTCTGGTCCACTGTGATCCACTGGAAGGAGCTGCGCTCCGTGCAGCCTGTGGGCTCCGGGGGGTTCGGCTCCGTGTACAGGGCCGAGTACCTGGGGGACACCGTCGCGCTGAAGAAAGTCAAGAAGTGCACCAAGAACAAGCTGGCGTCCCGGCAGAGCTTCTGGGCCGAGCTGAACGCAGCACACCTGCGCCACGGAAACGTCGTGCGCGTCATCGCGGCGACCACCTGCATGCCGTCGGATTTGGGAGATGAAGGCAGCATCGGAGCGATACTGATGGAGTTCGTGGGGGACAGAAATCTGCATCAGATGATCTACGGGTGTGATGAGCTGGAGGACAGGTGGCTCAGGTACGCCACAGACATTGCAACCGGCTTGCGCTTCCTTCACTCCCACAGCGTTGTGCATTTGGACATCAAACCAGCCAACGTGCTGGTGTCCAGTGAAGACGTCTGCAAAATTGCCGATTTCGGCTGTTCTCTAAAACTGGACCTTGGGTGTGAAGTGAACTCTCTCAGCCCCAGCCTGAGCCACGTAGGCGGCACGTACACGCACAGAGCCCCGGAGCTGCTGAAAGGTGAGAGACTGTCTCCTAAAGCGGACATCTTCTCTTTCGGGATCACCTTGTGGCAGCTGATCACCAGAGAGCAGCCCTACTCTGGCGACAGGCAGTACGTGCTCTACGCGGTTGTGGCGCACAACCTGCGGCCGCCTGTTCAGGAGCACCCGGTGTTCCGGTCGGAGCAGGGGGGGCTGTGTAGGACTCTGCTGAGCCGGTGCTGGAGCGGGGATGTCTGCTGCAGACCCAGTGCCCAGGAGCTGCTGCCTCACCTGGAGCAGCTGACCTCCCAGATATGA
- the steap2 gene encoding metalloreductase STEAP2 isoform X1 gives MDSISMMGGRRSPVFFTAPSSHHLRHTQACFLPNGTKSGVGDADSFRPTVAILGSGDFSKCLTIRLLRYGFHVVVGSRNPKVAAQSFPHVVDVTHHEDAVGKASVVVLAIRREHYSVLWDLKHLLEGKILVDVSNNRRVNQYPESNAEYLASLLPDSITVKGFNVISAWAMQQSCPKDASTQVFICSDSVEARQQIMELARQLNFLPVDMGTLSSSRDIENIPIQLFPGWKGPVLAAVALSIFFFAYSFVRDVIHPYVKHKQSDFYKIPIEIVNRTLPTVAITLLALVYLAGQLAAAHQLYYGTKYRHFPHWLEGWLQSRKQLGLLSFFLAAVHVVYSLCLPMRRSERYLMLNTAYQQVHANVENGWNEEEVWRVEMYVSFGIMSLGLLSLLAVTSIPSVHSTLNWREFSFIQSTLGYIALLIATFHGLLFGWKRAFEEEAYRFYLPPSFVVSLALPVCVILGKVLMLLPCVARKLHQIRRGVDSSHYRCQRLEPVGSAAHVSPERVTIM, from the exons ATGGACTCCATCTCAATGATGGGCGGCAGAAGGAGCCCTGTGTTCTTCACAGCCCCGTCCTCCCACCACCTCCGACACACGCAGGCCTGTTTCCTGCCCAACGGCACAAAGAGCGGAGTTGGAGACGCAGACTCTTTCCGGCCCACAGTGGCCATCCTGGGCTCAGGGGACTTCTCCAAGTGCCTGACCATCCGCCTGCTGCGCTATGGCTTCCATGTGGTGGTGGGCAGCCGGAATCCCAAAGTGGCAGCGCAGTCGTTTCCTCATGTGGTGGATGTGACGCACCATGAAGATGCTGTGGGGAAGGCGAGCGTCGTGGTCCTGGCAATCCGCCGTGAGCACTACTCTGTCCTGTGGGACCTCAAGCATCTACTGGAAG GGAAGATCCTGGTGGACGTGAGTAACAACAGGAGGGTGAACCAGTACCCAGAGTCTAACGCTGAGTATCTGGCTTCCCTGCTGCCAGACTCCATCACCGTCAAAGGCTTCAACGTCATCTCAGCCTGGGCCATGCAGCAGAGCTGCCCCAAAGACGCCAGCACACAg GTGTTCATCTGCAGTGACTCGGTGGAGGCTCGACAGCAGATTATGGAATTAGCCCGCCAGCTCAACTTCCTGCCGGTGGACATGGGAACCTTGTCTTCTTCACGGGATATAGAGAACATTCCCATACAGTTATTTCCCGGCTGGAAGGGCCCCGTCCTTGCTGCCGTGGCCCTctccatcttcttttttgcCTACTCTTTTGTACGAGATGTCATCCACCCGTATGTGAAACACAAGCAGAGTGACTTCTACAAGATCCCCATAGAGATAGTGAACCGGACGCTGCCCACTGTGGCCATCACTCTCTTGGCTCTGGTGTACCTGGCGGGCCAGCTGGCAGCCGCCCACCAGCTCTACTATGGTACCAAGTACAGGCATTTCCCACACTGGCTGGAGGGCTGGCTGCAGAGCCGGAAACAGCTCGGCCTCCTCAGCTTCTTCCTGGCTGCTGTGCATGTTGTCTACAGCCTCTGTCTGCCCATGAGGAGGTCTGAGAGGTACCTGATGCTCAACACCGCCTACCAGCAG GTCCATGCTAATGTGGAGAATGGCTGGAATGAGGAGGAGGTGTGGAGGGTGGAGATGTACGTGTCCTTTGGGATCATGAGTCTTGGGCTGCTGTCGCTGCTGGCCGTCACCTCCATTCCCTCCGTCCACAGCACGCTCAACTGGAGGGAGTTCAGCTTCATACAG TCCACTCTGGGCTACATCGCTCTGCTCATCGCCACCTTCCACGGCCTGCTGTTCGGCTGGAAGCGAGCCTTCGAGGAGGAAGCCTACCGTTTCTACCTGCCCCCCAGCTTCGTGGTGTCCCTGGCCCTGCCGGTGTGTGTTATACTGGGGAAGGTGCTCATGCTGCTCCCCTGTGTGGCCCGCAAGCTCCACCAGATCCGCCGCGGCGTGGACAGCAGTCACTACCGCTGCCAGCGCCTGGAGCCAGTGGGCTCGGCTGCTCACGTTTCACCTGAGAGAGTCACCATCATGTGA
- the steap2 gene encoding metalloreductase STEAP2 isoform X2, whose product MDSISMMGGRRSPVFFTAPSSHHLRHTQACFLPNGTKSGVGDADSFRPTVAILGSGDFSKCLTIRLLRYGFHVVVGSRNPKVAAQSFPHVVDVTHHEDAVGKASVVVLAIRREHYSVLWDLKHLLEGKILVDVSNNRRVNQYPESNAEYLASLLPDSITVKGFNVISAWAMQQSCPKDASTQVFICSDSVEARQQIMELARQLNFLPVDMGTLSSSRDIENIPIQLFPGWKGPVLAAVALSIFFFAYSFVRDVIHPYVKHKQSDFYKIPIEIVNRTLPTVAITLLALVYLAGQLAAAHQLYYGTKYRHFPHWLEGWLQSRKQLGLLSFFLAAVHVVYSLCLPMRRSERYLMLNTAYQQVHANVENGWNEEEVWRVEMYVSFGIMSLGLLSLLAVTSIPSVHSTLNWREFSFIQTLDAECLSLRGVEECWRATRVQ is encoded by the exons ATGGACTCCATCTCAATGATGGGCGGCAGAAGGAGCCCTGTGTTCTTCACAGCCCCGTCCTCCCACCACCTCCGACACACGCAGGCCTGTTTCCTGCCCAACGGCACAAAGAGCGGAGTTGGAGACGCAGACTCTTTCCGGCCCACAGTGGCCATCCTGGGCTCAGGGGACTTCTCCAAGTGCCTGACCATCCGCCTGCTGCGCTATGGCTTCCATGTGGTGGTGGGCAGCCGGAATCCCAAAGTGGCAGCGCAGTCGTTTCCTCATGTGGTGGATGTGACGCACCATGAAGATGCTGTGGGGAAGGCGAGCGTCGTGGTCCTGGCAATCCGCCGTGAGCACTACTCTGTCCTGTGGGACCTCAAGCATCTACTGGAAG GGAAGATCCTGGTGGACGTGAGTAACAACAGGAGGGTGAACCAGTACCCAGAGTCTAACGCTGAGTATCTGGCTTCCCTGCTGCCAGACTCCATCACCGTCAAAGGCTTCAACGTCATCTCAGCCTGGGCCATGCAGCAGAGCTGCCCCAAAGACGCCAGCACACAg GTGTTCATCTGCAGTGACTCGGTGGAGGCTCGACAGCAGATTATGGAATTAGCCCGCCAGCTCAACTTCCTGCCGGTGGACATGGGAACCTTGTCTTCTTCACGGGATATAGAGAACATTCCCATACAGTTATTTCCCGGCTGGAAGGGCCCCGTCCTTGCTGCCGTGGCCCTctccatcttcttttttgcCTACTCTTTTGTACGAGATGTCATCCACCCGTATGTGAAACACAAGCAGAGTGACTTCTACAAGATCCCCATAGAGATAGTGAACCGGACGCTGCCCACTGTGGCCATCACTCTCTTGGCTCTGGTGTACCTGGCGGGCCAGCTGGCAGCCGCCCACCAGCTCTACTATGGTACCAAGTACAGGCATTTCCCACACTGGCTGGAGGGCTGGCTGCAGAGCCGGAAACAGCTCGGCCTCCTCAGCTTCTTCCTGGCTGCTGTGCATGTTGTCTACAGCCTCTGTCTGCCCATGAGGAGGTCTGAGAGGTACCTGATGCTCAACACCGCCTACCAGCAG GTCCATGCTAATGTGGAGAATGGCTGGAATGAGGAGGAGGTGTGGAGGGTGGAGATGTACGTGTCCTTTGGGATCATGAGTCTTGGGCTGCTGTCGCTGCTGGCCGTCACCTCCATTCCCTCCGTCCACAGCACGCTCAACTGGAGGGAGTTCAGCTTCATACAG ACTTTAGATGCAGAGTGTTTGTCATTAAGGGGAGTAGAGGAGTGTTGGCGTGCAACACGTGTGCAGTAA
- the plag1 gene encoding zinc finger protein PLAG1 produces the protein MATGTQGHRDHVLERTKLTPPTGRRRRAEGKPKKNFPCQECLKAFNSLEKLKVHSYSHTGERPYRCSHPDCTKAFVSKYKLLRHMATHSPEKNHKCSYCEKMFHRKDHLKNHLHTHDPYKEAFSCQECGKSYNTKLGFKRHLALHAANSGDLTCQVCLQPFPSTGVLLEHLKTHAGKSSGGTKEKKHRCEHCERRFYTRKDVRRHMVVHTGRKDFLCQYCAQRFGRKDHLTRHVKKSHARELLRVKTEPADSLEPVVYDLASGGIKGELPGMLTPRPHQLNMYTGPVLDIEPFPTVTHPFSFKYPLGSNFTSYTVSSQEREQNLKGELETYLMELQSSMPSSSSAAQEPQLSSSKLELEPQVGVLEEASEGVSLSKMSTPMTAATTGDSLASSSSLMDFSQLFNFLPLNGPPYNQAGGSGGQGVVYQSDEEPAPLVQLPPQPPEGPDAAESPLQRLPSSFISNLSTPTTLPRFHQAFQ, from the exons ATGGCCACGGGAACCCAGGGCCACCGTGACCACGTCCTGGAGAGAACCAAGCTCACACCGCCCACGGGGAGGCGCAGGAGAGCCGAGGGGAAGCCGAAAAAGAATTTCCCTTGCCAGGAGTGTCTGAAAGCTTTCAACAGTCTGGAGAAGTTGAAGGTGCACTCGTACTCTCACACAGGAGAAAGACCCTACCGCTGCTCCCACCCCGACTGCACCAAGGCTTTCGTCTCCAAATACAAGCTGCTACG GCATATGGCAACTCACTCGCCAGAAAAAAACCACAAGTGTTCATACTGTGAGAAAATGTTCCACCGCAAGGATCACTTAAAGAATCACCTACACACTCACGACCCCTACAAGGAGGCATTCAGCTGTCAGGAGTGCGGCAAGAGCTACAACACCAAGCTGGGCTTCAAACGCCACCTCGCCCTCCACGCCGCCAACAGTGGAGACCTCACCTGCCAAGTGTGCCTGCAGCCGTTCCCCAGCACCGGGGTTCTTCTGGAACACCTCAAAACACACGCCGGCAAGTCCTCTGGTGGGACCAAAGAGAAAAAGCATCGCTGCGAGCATTGTGAGCGGCGGTTTTACACCCGTAAAGATGTGCGACGCCACATGGTGGTGCACACCGGACGCAAGGACTTCCTTTGTCAGTACTGTGCCCAGCGCTTCGGTAGGAAGGACCACCTGACGCGTCACGTGAAGAAGAGCCACGCTCGGGAGCTGCTGAGGGTAAAAACTGAGCCAGCTGATTCGCTGGAGCCTGTTGTCTACGACTTGGCGTCTGGGGGCATCAAGGGCGAGCTACCGGGAATGCTGACACCAAGGCCGCACCAGCTCAACATGTACACAGGCCCCGTCCTGGACATAGAGCCCTTCCCCACGGTCACACaccctttttcttttaagtACCCACTGGGCTCCAACTTTACCTCATACACCGTCTCCTCACAGGAGCGGGAGCAGAATCTAAAGGGAGAACTGGAGACCTACCTGATGGAGCTGCAGAGCAGCATgccctcctcatcctctgcaGCCCAAGAACCCCAACTCTCCTCCTCCAAACTTGAGTTGGAGCCTCAAGTGGGCGTGCTGGAGGAAGCGAGCGAGGGGGTGTCCCTGTCCAAAATGTCCACACCGATGACAGCAGCCACCACAGGCGACTCTCTggcctcatcttcctctctgaTGGACTTCTCACAGCTTTTCAACTTCCTGCCACTCAACGGGCCACCTTACAACCAGGCGGGGGGCAGCGGGGGGCAGGGCGTCGTCTATCAATCCGACGAAGAGCCCGCACCTCTCGTCCAGCTGCCCCCCCAGCCTCCCGAAGGCCCAGATGCTGCAGAGAGTCCGCTTCAGAGGCTCCCCTCCTCCTTCATATCCAACCTGAGCACACCCACCACACTGCCCCGCTTCCACCAAGCTTTTCAGTGA
- the chchd7 gene encoding coiled-coil-helix-coiled-coil-helix domain-containing protein 7 has protein sequence MDKNTRKVRNQDINPCIDESDASQKCLDVNNYEKSMCSAYFQRYKNCRKYWHNIMVTRRREGVKPDMPSAAERQEMLAALGGKPY, from the exons ATGGATAAAAACACACGAAAGGTTCGGAACCAGGACATAAACCCGTGCATCGAC GAAAGCGATGCTTCCCAGAAGTGTTTGGACGTCAACAACTATGAGAAGAGCATGTGTTCAGCCTATTTCCAGAGATATAAGAACTGTAGGAAATACTGG CACAACATAATGGTGACGCGGAGAAGGGAAGGCGTGAAACCGGACATGCCCTCTGCTGCAGAGAGGCAGGAGATGCTCGCTGCTCTCGGAGGAAAACCATACTGA